Proteins from one Hydrogenophaga sp. SL48 genomic window:
- the paaB gene encoding 1,2-phenylacetyl-CoA epoxidase subunit PaaB — protein MNKSPHPNPLPKGEGAPASTPALKEWPLWEVFVRSKQGLEHKHCGSLHASDAQHALQMARDVYTRRQEGVSIWVLPSNAITASEPDSKDSFFDPAADKIYRHPTFYDIPEKVGHM, from the coding sequence ATGAACAAAAGCCCTCACCCCAACCCTCTCCCCAAGGGAGAGGGAGCGCCCGCATCAACACCCGCACTGAAAGAATGGCCGCTCTGGGAAGTCTTCGTCCGCAGCAAGCAGGGCCTGGAACACAAACACTGCGGCAGCCTGCACGCCAGCGACGCACAACACGCGCTGCAGATGGCTCGCGACGTCTACACCCGCCGCCAGGAAGGGGTGAGCATCTGGGTGCTGCCGTCCAACGCCATCACCGCCAGCGAGCCCGACAGCAAGGACAGCTTCTTCGACCCGGCGGCCGACAAGATCTACCGCCACCCGACCTTCTACGACATTCCTGAAAAAGTGGGGCACATGTGA
- a CDS encoding bactofilin family protein, which produces MFGKKKQPPIKSLIAQGTRIEGNVVFHDGLRVDGEVVGDIRASDEQPSILVISESASVSGQIHADHVIINGTVKGPVFAFDLLELQPKARIEGDVSYKALEMHQGATISGQLRPMTGGLEDKPTLKLAANNG; this is translated from the coding sequence ATGTTTGGCAAAAAAAAACAACCCCCCATCAAAAGCCTGATCGCCCAGGGAACGCGCATTGAAGGCAATGTGGTGTTCCACGATGGACTTCGCGTGGATGGCGAAGTGGTCGGAGACATCCGCGCGAGCGACGAGCAGCCCAGCATTCTGGTGATCAGCGAGTCGGCCAGTGTGAGTGGCCAGATCCATGCGGATCACGTCATCATCAATGGCACCGTCAAGGGTCCCGTGTTTGCCTTCGACCTGCTGGAGTTGCAGCCCAAAGCCCGCATCGAAGGGGATGTGTCCTACAAGGCGCTGGAAATGCACCAGGGTGCCACGATCTCCGGCCAGCTCAGGCCCATGACCGGCGGCCTCGAAGACAAACCCACACTGAAATTGGCGGCAAACAACGGGTGA
- the paaA gene encoding 1,2-phenylacetyl-CoA epoxidase subunit PaaA — MYTQSFSVADSEAKPGLKAVAAPASAEDTALQTHFDAVIDADGKIEPRDWMPEAYRKTLVRQISQHAHSEIVGMLPEGNWISRAPSLKRKAILIAKVQDEGGHGLYLYSAAETLGTSRDQMLDGLHSGKAKYSSIFNYPTLNWADVGVIGWLVDGAAIMNQIPLCRCSYGPYARAMIRVCKEESFHQRQGYEALLVMMQGTAEQKAMVQDAVNRYWWKCLAMFGPPDADSPNSVQGMRWGIKRISNDDLRQKFVDATVPQAEVLGVTLPDPDLKWNEARGHWDYGVIDWDEFWAVVNGHGPCNKERLATRVKAHEQGQWVRDAAMAHAARQQARNLKEAA, encoded by the coding sequence ATGTACACCCAATCTTTTTCGGTCGCCGACAGTGAGGCCAAGCCCGGCCTGAAGGCCGTCGCAGCGCCGGCCAGCGCCGAAGACACGGCCTTGCAAACCCATTTCGATGCCGTGATCGACGCCGACGGCAAGATCGAGCCGCGCGACTGGATGCCCGAGGCCTACCGCAAGACCCTGGTGCGCCAGATCAGCCAGCATGCGCACAGCGAGATCGTGGGCATGCTGCCGGAGGGCAACTGGATCAGCCGCGCGCCCAGCCTCAAGCGCAAGGCCATCCTGATCGCCAAGGTGCAGGACGAAGGCGGCCACGGCCTCTATCTGTACAGCGCCGCCGAGACCCTCGGCACCAGCCGCGACCAGATGCTCGACGGGCTGCACAGCGGCAAAGCCAAGTACAGCTCCATCTTCAATTACCCGACGCTGAACTGGGCCGACGTGGGCGTGATCGGCTGGCTGGTGGACGGCGCGGCGATCATGAACCAGATCCCGCTGTGCCGCTGCAGCTACGGGCCTTACGCCCGGGCCATGATCCGCGTCTGCAAGGAAGAGAGCTTCCACCAGCGCCAGGGTTACGAGGCCCTGCTGGTGATGATGCAGGGCACGGCTGAGCAAAAAGCCATGGTGCAGGACGCCGTCAACCGCTATTGGTGGAAATGCCTGGCCATGTTCGGCCCGCCCGACGCCGACAGCCCCAACAGCGTGCAGGGCATGCGCTGGGGCATCAAGCGCATCTCGAACGACGACCTGCGGCAAAAGTTCGTGGACGCCACCGTGCCGCAGGCCGAGGTGCTGGGCGTGACCCTGCCGGACCCCGACCTGAAGTGGAACGAAGCGCGTGGGCACTGGGACTACGGCGTGATCGACTGGGACGAGTTCTGGGCCGTGGTCAACGGCCACGGCCCCTGCAACAAGGAACGCCTGGCCACCCGCGTGAAAGCCCACGAACAAGGCCAGTGGGTGCGCGACGCCGCCATGGCCCACGCCGCCAGACAGCAAGCCCGCAACCTGAAGGAAGCCGCATGA
- the erpA gene encoding iron-sulfur cluster insertion protein ErpA produces the protein MSAVADNIQTDMPAPLVFTDSAAAKVAELVAEEGNPDLKLRVFVQGGGCSGFQYGFTFDEVVNEDDTTMTKNGVSLLIDAMSYQYLVGAEIDYKEDLEGAQFVIKNPNASTTCGCGSSFSV, from the coding sequence ATGAGCGCCGTCGCCGACAACATTCAGACCGACATGCCAGCACCGCTGGTCTTCACCGACAGTGCCGCGGCGAAAGTGGCCGAGCTGGTGGCCGAAGAAGGCAATCCCGACCTGAAACTGCGCGTGTTTGTGCAAGGGGGCGGGTGCTCGGGGTTCCAGTACGGATTCACGTTTGACGAAGTGGTCAACGAGGACGACACGACGATGACCAAGAACGGCGTGTCGCTGCTGATCGACGCGATGAGCTACCAGTACCTGGTGGGGGCTGAGATTGACTACAAGGAAGACTTGGAAGGCGCCCAGTTCGTGATCAAGAACCCCAACGCCAGCACTACCTGCGGGTGTGGATCGAGCTTCAGCGTCTGA
- the paaC gene encoding 1,2-phenylacetyl-CoA epoxidase subunit PaaC — MAAPVEYLLHLADNALVLGQRNAEWCGHGPVLEEDLALANNSLDLIGQARLLYQHAARLINADPAEAQRFAHLQGARQNGLIAEDTLAYFRDTAEFRNHTLMELPHHGPLVGYAVSERDYAVTIARNFLVSALMVLVWDSLQASKDAQLAGIAAKSLKEVSYHLRHASDWLVRFGDGTEESHRRAQAALDHLLPYCEAFWQASPAEQAAASNGSGVDTATLRDHWNALVNDTLAEATLTRHDQPHAGYVAQGHVGVHSEHLGFLLAEMQSLARAHPTAVW; from the coding sequence ATGGCGGCGCCGGTTGAGTATTTGCTGCACCTGGCCGACAACGCCCTGGTGCTCGGCCAGCGCAACGCCGAGTGGTGTGGCCACGGCCCCGTCCTCGAAGAGGACCTGGCGCTGGCCAACAACAGCCTGGACCTGATCGGCCAGGCGCGCCTGCTCTACCAGCACGCGGCCCGCCTCATCAACGCCGACCCAGCCGAGGCCCAGCGTTTCGCGCACCTGCAGGGCGCGCGCCAGAACGGCCTGATCGCCGAAGACACGCTGGCCTATTTCCGCGACACCGCCGAGTTCCGCAATCACACGCTGATGGAGCTGCCGCACCACGGCCCGCTGGTGGGCTACGCGGTGAGCGAGCGCGATTACGCCGTGACCATCGCGCGCAACTTCCTCGTCAGCGCGCTCATGGTGCTGGTGTGGGACAGCCTGCAGGCGTCGAAGGATGCGCAGCTGGCCGGCATCGCGGCCAAGTCGCTGAAGGAGGTGAGCTACCACCTGCGCCACGCATCGGACTGGCTGGTGCGCTTCGGCGACGGCACCGAAGAATCCCACCGCCGCGCGCAGGCCGCGCTGGACCACCTGCTGCCGTACTGCGAAGCCTTCTGGCAGGCGTCGCCCGCCGAACAGGCGGCTGCATCCAACGGCAGCGGCGTGGACACGGCAACGCTGCGCGATCACTGGAATGCGCTGGTGAACGACACCCTGGCCGAGGCCACGCTCACGCGCCACGACCAACCGCACGCGGGCTACGTGGCCCAGGGCCATGTAGGCGTGCACTCCGAGCACCTGGGTTTCCTGCTGGCCGAGATGCAGAGCCTGGCCCGAGCGCACCCGACCGCCGTCTGGTGA
- the paaD gene encoding 1,2-phenylacetyl-CoA epoxidase subunit PaaD, with protein sequence MDAATHASLQAITEALAHLADPEIPVISLRELGILRGVREGADGVPEVVITPTYSGCPAMGQIEDDIHAALSAAGLPGRVITQLSPAWTTDWMSDEAREKLRAYGIAPPQCGSHADTPAGVVKFSRHAVSHTAVPCPQCGSHNTTETSPFGSTACKALFKCLDCLEPFDYFKPY encoded by the coding sequence ATGGATGCGGCCACCCACGCTTCGCTGCAGGCCATCACCGAGGCACTGGCGCACCTGGCCGACCCGGAGATTCCAGTCATCAGCCTGCGCGAACTGGGCATCCTGCGCGGGGTGCGCGAGGGCGCCGACGGCGTGCCCGAGGTGGTGATCACGCCCACCTACAGCGGCTGCCCGGCCATGGGCCAGATCGAGGACGACATCCACGCGGCCCTGAGCGCCGCCGGACTGCCCGGCCGCGTCATCACGCAGCTCTCGCCCGCCTGGACCACCGACTGGATGAGCGACGAAGCGCGCGAGAAGCTGCGCGCCTATGGCATCGCGCCGCCGCAATGCGGCAGCCATGCCGACACGCCCGCCGGGGTGGTGAAGTTCAGCCGCCACGCGGTCAGTCACACCGCGGTGCCCTGCCCCCAGTGCGGCTCGCACAACACCACGGAAACCTCGCCCTTTGGCTCCACCGCGTGCAAAGCACTCTTCAAGTGCCTCGACTGCCTGGAACCCTTCGACTACTTCAAGCCGTACTGA
- a CDS encoding 23S rRNA (adenine(2030)-N(6))-methyltransferase RlmJ, with protein sequence MFSYRHAFHAGNHADVLKHITLIATLRHLMQKEAGITLIDTHAGAGLYRLDGDYTETGGEAKDGVVKLMAALRPAGAAPVPAAPAIDDYLDLITSFNPSGLLRVYPGSPFVLHSLLRTESRDKLKLFELHPTDSRTLTANIGQLEAGRQIAVALQDGFEGVKPLLPPPPSATGSKRAAVLIDPSYEIKSDYGKVSACIQEIMRRFPTGTYLVWYPIIPRPEAHDLPRRLKTLANQAQRPWLNATLAIGQDPTDGPDDRPGLTASGMFVINPPHTLKAALQVALPQLLTHLGRGRGKAQTLDTGG encoded by the coding sequence ATGTTCAGTTACCGACACGCCTTCCACGCAGGCAACCATGCCGATGTGCTCAAGCACATCACCTTGATCGCCACCCTGCGCCATTTGATGCAGAAAGAGGCGGGCATCACCCTGATCGACACCCACGCTGGCGCCGGACTGTACCGCCTGGATGGTGACTACACGGAAACCGGCGGCGAGGCCAAGGACGGCGTGGTCAAGCTGATGGCCGCGCTGCGTCCGGCGGGGGCGGCGCCCGTGCCCGCCGCGCCGGCCATCGACGACTATCTGGACCTGATCACCAGCTTCAACCCCTCGGGCCTGCTGCGCGTCTACCCCGGGTCGCCGTTTGTCCTGCATTCGCTGCTGCGCACCGAGTCACGCGACAAGCTCAAGCTGTTCGAACTGCACCCCACCGACAGCCGCACGCTGACGGCCAACATCGGCCAACTCGAAGCGGGCCGCCAGATCGCGGTGGCGCTGCAGGACGGTTTTGAAGGCGTCAAACCTCTGCTGCCGCCGCCGCCATCGGCCACAGGCTCCAAGCGCGCGGCCGTCCTGATCGACCCCAGTTACGAGATCAAAAGCGATTACGGCAAAGTGAGCGCCTGCATACAGGAAATCATGCGCCGCTTCCCGACCGGCACCTACCTGGTCTGGTACCCCATCATCCCGCGGCCCGAGGCGCACGACCTGCCCCGGCGCCTCAAGACCTTGGCCAACCAGGCCCAGCGGCCGTGGCTGAACGCCACCCTGGCCATCGGCCAGGACCCCACAGACGGCCCGGACGACCGGCCCGGCCTGACCGCCAGCGGCATGTTTGTCATCAACCCGCCGCACACGCTCAAGGCGGCGCTGCAGGTTGCACTGCCCCAGTTGCTGACCCACCTCGGCCGCGGCCGGGGCAAGGCACAAACGCTCGACACTGGCGGCTGA
- a CDS encoding IS1 family transposase, with the protein MNKLSIQDRVAILNILSEGAGINAASRITGKSKNTVLKLLAEVGQACAAYQDRVMVNLPCKRIECDEIWSFVGAKQKNVRDDDEAHADYGDCYTFTAIDPDTKLMPCWLVGVRTARCAQDFMADLAPRLAKRVQLTTDGLQVYVDAVENAFRGNVDYGMLNKSYAGEAMQKEAKRRYSPATLTSVEKIRVFGNPVEADISTSIVERANLSMRMGMRRFTRLTNAFSKKLENHMHAVSFYFMAYNFVKIHKTIKTTPAMEAGVTDFLWSMEDIVMMSETMGQ; encoded by the coding sequence ATGAACAAGCTCTCCATCCAAGACCGCGTTGCCATCCTGAACATCCTCTCCGAAGGCGCAGGCATCAACGCTGCTTCACGGATCACGGGGAAGAGCAAGAACACGGTGTTGAAGCTGCTGGCCGAAGTGGGGCAGGCCTGCGCTGCGTATCAAGATCGCGTCATGGTCAACCTGCCGTGCAAGCGCATCGAATGCGATGAAATCTGGTCCTTCGTCGGCGCCAAGCAAAAGAACGTGCGCGATGACGATGAAGCCCATGCCGACTATGGCGATTGCTACACCTTCACCGCCATCGACCCCGACACAAAGCTGATGCCTTGCTGGTTGGTTGGGGTGCGTACCGCACGATGCGCTCAGGACTTCATGGCCGATCTGGCGCCCCGTCTTGCAAAGCGCGTGCAACTCACCACGGACGGCCTGCAGGTCTACGTCGATGCAGTTGAGAACGCATTCCGTGGAAATGTGGACTACGGCATGCTGAACAAGTCCTATGCAGGCGAAGCCATGCAGAAGGAGGCAAAGCGCCGCTACAGCCCGGCCACCTTGACCAGCGTGGAGAAAATCCGCGTGTTCGGCAACCCGGTAGAGGCCGACATCAGCACGTCAATCGTTGAGCGTGCGAACCTGAGCATGCGGATGGGGATGCGCCGCTTCACACGGCTGACCAACGCTTTCAGCAAGAAGCTTGAGAACCATATGCACGCGGTCAGCTTCTACTTCATGGCCTACAACTTCGTGAAGATTCACAAGACCATCAAGACCACGCCAGCCATGGAAGCCGGTGTGACTGATTTCCTGTGGAGCATGGAAGACATCGTGATGATGTCGGAGACGATGGGGCAATAA
- the rpsI gene encoding 30S ribosomal protein S9 produces MIGEWNNGTGRRKSSVARVFLKKGSGQIVVNGKDIQAYFGRETSIMICKQPLLLTNHAETFDVMVNVHGGGESGQAGAVRHGITRALIDYDATLKSGLSQAGFVTRDAREVERKKVGLRSARRAKQFSKR; encoded by the coding sequence ATGATTGGTGAATGGAACAATGGCACCGGCCGTCGCAAATCCAGCGTCGCCCGCGTGTTTCTGAAAAAAGGCTCCGGCCAGATCGTGGTCAATGGCAAGGACATCCAGGCCTACTTCGGCCGCGAGACCTCCATCATGATCTGCAAGCAGCCCCTGCTGCTGACCAACCATGCCGAGACCTTCGACGTGATGGTCAACGTGCACGGCGGTGGAGAATCCGGCCAGGCCGGTGCGGTGCGTCATGGCATCACCCGCGCCCTGATCGACTACGACGCCACACTCAAGTCCGGTCTGTCGCAAGCTGGCTTCGTGACCCGCGATGCCCGCGAAGTCGAACGTAAAAAGGTCGGTCTGCGTTCCGCACGCCGCGCCAAGCAGTTCAGCAAGCGCTAA
- a CDS encoding P63C domain-containing protein, which translates to MIEPEKPVGRAKGGVARAEKLTPERRSEIARKGGLAKKARQDDPALPMAEYGSLDRPLKLLEAEIPCYVLSDGTRVLTQEGFLSAIGRSKKAKGGTGAASSDEVDNLPAFLAASNLKPLISKELFESTRPVKFRLPTGGSGYGFRAEALPQVCNVYLRARDQKLLLPSQIHIAQKADMLVRGLAETGIVALVDEATGYQQVRARDALQAYLERFLRAELAAWVKAFPDEFFQELYRLKKWRWTGSSRRPGVVSYYIKDLIYERLGPGVLRELERKNPSDGMGRRKAKHHQWLTEDIGNPALAQHLYAVIGFMRASDEWDSFMSIMNRAFTKKGDTLPLL; encoded by the coding sequence ATGATCGAACCTGAAAAACCAGTGGGTAGAGCAAAAGGCGGTGTCGCCAGAGCGGAAAAACTAACGCCAGAGCGAAGAAGTGAAATTGCCAGGAAGGGCGGCCTTGCGAAGAAGGCTCGTCAGGACGATCCAGCACTGCCTATGGCTGAATACGGGTCGCTGGATCGCCCTCTTAAGCTCCTTGAAGCCGAGATACCTTGTTACGTGCTGAGCGACGGGACTCGGGTTCTAACGCAGGAGGGTTTTCTGTCGGCCATTGGGCGATCAAAAAAGGCAAAAGGAGGGACCGGCGCGGCGTCGAGCGATGAGGTCGACAACCTACCCGCTTTTCTGGCCGCATCCAACCTTAAGCCATTGATTTCAAAAGAACTTTTCGAGTCGACAAGACCCGTAAAATTTAGGCTTCCAACAGGTGGCTCTGGCTATGGATTCAGGGCTGAGGCATTGCCGCAAGTATGTAACGTGTACTTGAGAGCAAGGGATCAGAAGCTGCTTTTGCCGAGCCAAATACACATCGCGCAGAAGGCAGACATGCTGGTTCGGGGCCTTGCGGAAACCGGGATTGTTGCGCTCGTTGACGAGGCCACCGGGTATCAGCAAGTTAGAGCCCGCGACGCCTTGCAGGCTTACCTTGAGCGGTTCCTGAGAGCCGAGCTTGCGGCATGGGTTAAGGCGTTCCCAGATGAATTTTTCCAGGAGCTTTACAGGCTGAAGAAATGGCGGTGGACTGGTTCATCACGCCGCCCTGGTGTTGTCAGCTACTACATCAAAGACTTGATTTATGAGCGCCTTGGTCCAGGCGTGCTGAGAGAGCTGGAGCGGAAAAACCCATCAGACGGGATGGGTCGCAGAAAGGCCAAGCACCATCAATGGCTGACGGAAGATATTGGGAATCCAGCTTTGGCCCAACACTTGTACGCTGTCATAGGGTTCATGAGGGCATCTGACGAATGGGATTCGTTCATGTCCATCATGAACAGGGCGTTCACAAAGAAGGGCGACACGCTTCCACTACTTTGA
- a CDS encoding CAP domain-containing protein translates to MPSGPSHGCAGPGPCPLCTPFENLAWGELSVEGVIAGWLSSPGHCSNLMSRDFAEFGASCVQQTASPNVPYWALVLARP, encoded by the coding sequence ATGCCGTCCGGGCCCAGCCACGGATGTGCGGGTCCAGGGCCATGCCCGCTGTGCACCCCCTTTGAAAACCTGGCGTGGGGCGAGCTCTCGGTGGAGGGGGTGATCGCGGGCTGGCTGTCCAGCCCCGGGCACTGCAGCAACCTGATGAGCCGCGACTTCGCCGAGTTCGGTGCCAGCTGCGTGCAGCAAACGGCCAGCCCCAACGTCCCCTACTGGGCGCTGGTGCTGGCACGGCCTTGA
- a CDS encoding DUF6776 family protein, producing the protein MRLRLLRRRMTVSAPRMAIRSATPWPLRWLLAAVVLGFSGALALWAFEFGKEIAGLERNAKQELEQLRSEVQALRADLGKARSVVNTSESLLTAEKAAQAQLMLQIGQLQADNQSLRSDLGFFERLIPAAGSDALSIRGLQIERVAEAQLRWQVLMIQAEKNAPDFKGQLEVSFTGTLDGRPWTALHAPAPSPVLIKGSLRQEGLVDVPPQAVVKIVTAKILQGGAVKVLHTIKL; encoded by the coding sequence ATGAGGTTGCGCCTGTTGCGCAGAAGAATGACGGTGAGTGCGCCGCGCATGGCGATCCGCAGTGCCACGCCTTGGCCGCTTCGCTGGTTGCTCGCGGCTGTGGTGCTGGGGTTCTCGGGCGCACTGGCGCTGTGGGCCTTTGAGTTCGGCAAAGAGATTGCCGGGCTTGAGCGCAACGCCAAACAGGAGCTGGAGCAGTTGCGCAGCGAGGTGCAGGCATTGCGTGCCGACCTGGGCAAGGCACGGTCGGTCGTCAACACGTCGGAAAGCCTCTTGACCGCAGAGAAGGCCGCGCAGGCGCAGCTGATGTTGCAGATCGGCCAGTTGCAGGCCGACAATCAGTCGCTGCGCAGCGACCTCGGCTTCTTCGAGCGCCTGATCCCCGCCGCAGGAAGCGATGCGCTGAGCATCCGTGGCTTGCAGATCGAGCGCGTGGCTGAAGCTCAGCTCAGATGGCAAGTCCTGATGATTCAGGCAGAAAAAAATGCCCCCGATTTCAAAGGACAGCTGGAGGTGAGTTTCACCGGAACGCTGGATGGTCGTCCATGGACGGCATTGCACGCGCCTGCCCCCTCACCGGTGCTGATCAAGGGCTCTCTGCGCCAAGAGGGCCTTGTGGACGTTCCGCCGCAGGCCGTGGTAAAAATCGTGACCGCGAAAATCTTGCAGGGCGGGGCCGTGAAGGTTCTGCACACCATCAAACTCTGA
- the rplM gene encoding 50S ribosomal protein L13 — protein MTTTFSAKPADVKHEWFVIDATDKVLGRVASEVALRLRGKHKAIYTPHVDTGDFIVIINASKIRVTGTKSTDKIYYRHSGYPGGIYATNFRDMQAKHPGRALEKAVKGMLPKGPLGYAMIKKLKVYGGAEHPHTAQQPQVLDI, from the coding sequence ATGACTACTACGTTCAGCGCCAAACCAGCTGACGTGAAGCACGAGTGGTTTGTGATTGACGCGACCGACAAGGTCCTCGGACGAGTTGCCAGTGAAGTGGCTCTCCGTTTGCGCGGCAAACACAAGGCCATTTACACGCCTCACGTCGATACCGGTGACTTCATCGTCATCATCAACGCATCCAAGATCCGTGTCACGGGCACCAAGTCCACCGACAAGATCTACTACCGTCACTCGGGCTACCCCGGCGGTATCTATGCCACCAACTTCCGCGACATGCAGGCCAAGCACCCCGGCCGCGCGCTCGAGAAGGCCGTCAAGGGCATGCTGCCCAAAGGTCCTCTGGGCTACGCCATGATCAAGAAGCTCAAGGTGTACGGCGGTGCCGAGCATCCCCACACCGCCCAACAGCCGCAAGTGCTGGACATCTAA
- a CDS encoding 2Fe-2S iron-sulfur cluster-binding protein, with translation MSNAAPRFHELTVSRIHPEAAGSVAVSLRIPPELRDAFTFEPGQFLTLRTTIGGQDVRRSYSISSPRSLLTRQGELTLGIRPVEGGVFSNWAAAELKAGDTLRVMPPDGRFTVHKPRAIHRVGFAAGSGITPILSIMASTLEESPEAKFTLVYGNRRMASVMFNEALQDLKDKYPGRLTLIHVLSRQAQEVPLLEGRIDGDKVRELIGALLPVGSMDEVFICGPEAMIEATEQALLAAGVRPDRVHTERFTSPTLDALPTDQRQAAVLGHPAVRTDGEVALTVVLDGKPHQLRMGKDEHVLDVALNAGLDLPWSCRGGVCCTCRAKVMEGAVTMDKNFTLEPWETEKGFVLSCQARPTTDQLVVSYDER, from the coding sequence ATGAGCAACGCCGCCCCCCGCTTCCACGAGCTCACCGTCTCGCGCATCCACCCCGAGGCAGCCGGATCGGTGGCGGTGTCGCTGCGCATTCCGCCGGAACTGCGCGACGCCTTCACCTTCGAACCGGGTCAGTTCCTCACGCTGCGCACCACCATCGGCGGGCAGGACGTGCGGCGCAGCTATTCGATCAGCAGCCCGCGCAGCCTGCTCACGCGGCAGGGCGAACTCACGCTGGGCATCCGCCCGGTCGAAGGCGGCGTGTTCTCCAACTGGGCGGCGGCCGAACTGAAAGCCGGCGACACCCTGCGCGTGATGCCGCCCGACGGCCGCTTCACCGTCCACAAACCCCGCGCCATCCACCGCGTGGGCTTCGCGGCGGGTTCGGGCATCACACCCATCCTGTCCATCATGGCCAGCACACTGGAGGAGTCGCCCGAGGCGAAATTCACCCTGGTCTACGGCAACCGCCGCATGGCCAGCGTGATGTTCAACGAAGCGCTGCAGGACCTGAAGGACAAGTACCCCGGCCGCCTCACGCTGATCCACGTGCTCTCGCGCCAGGCGCAGGAAGTGCCGCTGCTCGAAGGCCGCATCGACGGCGACAAGGTGCGCGAGCTCATCGGCGCACTGCTGCCCGTGGGCAGCATGGACGAGGTCTTCATCTGCGGCCCCGAGGCCATGATCGAAGCGACCGAGCAAGCGCTGCTGGCGGCCGGCGTGCGGCCCGACCGTGTGCACACCGAGAGATTCACTTCGCCGACGCTGGACGCCCTGCCCACCGATCAGCGTCAGGCCGCCGTGCTCGGCCACCCGGCCGTTCGCACCGACGGCGAAGTGGCGCTGACCGTGGTGCTCGATGGCAAGCCGCACCAGTTGCGCATGGGCAAGGACGAGCACGTGCTCGACGTGGCGCTCAACGCCGGCCTGGACCTGCCCTGGTCGTGCCGCGGCGGCGTGTGCTGCACCTGCCGCGCCAAGGTGATGGAAGGCGCGGTCACG